A genome region from Sphingomonas changnyeongensis includes the following:
- a CDS encoding dihydroneopterin aldolase produces the protein MTRLARIELRDLHLPVSIGTYGPGDVIPDAHVLDLTLAIAPELVQIASDQMGEVFDYDPLIAKIAEIARSRSFETQEYLMTLITQACAAYDVIEAVELCLRKSPVMGGTGSLGVRLVLGREDLATLRDDDRQAL, from the coding sequence ATGACTCGTCTCGCCCGGATCGAACTGCGTGATCTTCATCTTCCCGTGTCGATCGGAACATATGGCCCGGGTGATGTTATCCCCGATGCCCATGTCCTAGACCTGACCCTGGCGATTGCGCCCGAACTTGTGCAGATCGCCTCCGACCAGATGGGCGAGGTGTTCGACTACGATCCGCTGATCGCAAAGATCGCCGAGATTGCCCGCAGCCGGTCGTTCGAAACGCAGGAATACCTGATGACCCTGATCACGCAGGCCTGCGCTGCATATGACGTGATCGAAGCGGTCGAACTCTGCCTGAGGAAATCGCCCGTGATGGGGGGCACTGGTTCGCTCGGCGTGCGTCTGGTTCTCGGGAGGGAGGATCTGGCCACCTTGCGTGACGACGATCGCCAAGCGCTATGA